The Opitutus sp. ER46 genome has a window encoding:
- a CDS encoding MATE family efflux transporter, producing the protein MNRSSRYLCEIRPTLILALPIIVGQVSQTLMNVTDSMMIGHVGTVPLAAASFGGTLFGLFYVIGIGLLVPVSIFVSRARGAAQPQEAAEYLRHGVAMAVGFGVLETLVLAALSTQLHRFGQPPEVLAIVTPFLLLNAASITPVLVYLALRQFAEAMGRPWLPMYVMLGGVGLNVLLNWVFVFGHLGAPALGLTGSGIATLLARTIGAAVIFAWIRLDPRLRAAWPTQWFAPLARARVREMMHVGLPASGMLFFEVTAFAAAAIMVGWLGAVPLAAHQITLTCASFSFMFPLGLSMAAGIRISHAVGAHELHRLRPIAVTAVGISLAMAAAFGLAYGFGGRLISTWFVKDPVVIALATQLLIVAALFQLFDGWQVTGAALLRGITDVKVPAVITFAAYWLISLPLGYLLGVRGSLGALGIWIGIAGGLACAAVLLSARFARLTRPRPEA; encoded by the coding sequence TGCGAGATCCGCCCCACGCTGATCCTGGCGCTGCCGATCATCGTTGGGCAGGTCAGCCAGACGCTGATGAACGTCACGGACAGCATGATGATCGGCCACGTGGGCACGGTCCCGCTCGCCGCGGCGTCCTTCGGCGGGACGCTGTTCGGCCTGTTCTACGTCATCGGCATCGGGCTGCTCGTGCCGGTGTCGATTTTCGTGTCGCGGGCACGCGGCGCGGCGCAGCCGCAGGAGGCGGCGGAATACCTGCGTCACGGCGTGGCGATGGCGGTGGGCTTCGGCGTTCTCGAGACGCTGGTGCTCGCCGCACTCTCGACGCAGTTGCACCGCTTCGGGCAACCGCCGGAGGTCCTGGCGATCGTGACGCCGTTCCTGCTGCTGAACGCGGCGTCGATCACGCCCGTGCTGGTTTACCTGGCGCTCCGGCAGTTTGCCGAGGCGATGGGCCGGCCCTGGCTCCCGATGTATGTCATGCTGGGCGGCGTCGGCCTCAACGTGCTGCTCAACTGGGTGTTCGTCTTCGGCCACCTGGGCGCGCCCGCGCTGGGGCTCACCGGCTCGGGCATCGCGACGCTGCTGGCCCGCACGATCGGTGCGGCGGTGATCTTTGCGTGGATCCGGCTGGACCCGCGCCTCCGCGCCGCCTGGCCGACGCAATGGTTCGCGCCGCTGGCCCGCGCGCGGGTCCGTGAGATGATGCACGTGGGGCTGCCCGCCTCCGGCATGCTGTTCTTCGAGGTCACGGCGTTCGCCGCCGCGGCCATCATGGTGGGCTGGCTGGGCGCGGTGCCGCTGGCGGCGCACCAGATCACGCTCACGTGCGCGTCGTTCTCCTTCATGTTCCCGCTCGGCCTGTCGATGGCGGCGGGGATTCGCATCAGCCATGCGGTGGGCGCGCACGAACTGCACCGGTTGCGTCCGATCGCCGTCACCGCGGTCGGCATCAGCCTCGCGATGGCCGCGGCGTTCGGGCTGGCGTACGGTTTCGGCGGCCGGCTGATCAGCACCTGGTTTGTGAAGGACCCGGTGGTGATCGCGCTGGCCACGCAACTGCTGATCGTCGCCGCGCTCTTCCAGCTCTTCGATGGCTGGCAGGTCACCGGCGCGGCCCTGCTGCGCGGGATCACCGACGTGAAGGTCCCGGCCGTGATCACCTTTGCCGCGTACTGGCTCATCTCGCTCCCGCTGGGTTACCTCCTCGGCGTGCGCGGCTCGCTCGGCGCGCTCGGCATCTGGATCGGCATCGCCGGCGGCCTCGCCTGCGCGGCCGTGCTGCTGAGCGCACGCTTCGCCCGGCTCACGCGGCCCCGGCCAGAAGCCTGA
- a CDS encoding DUF167 domain-containing protein, protein MAPSCTLAIKAIPNAPRTEVVGWLGDALKVKVHAPPVEGKANEALCEFLADTLQLPRRAVTVLRGDTSRQKVVRIDGLDLAAVRSALVR, encoded by the coding sequence ATGGCCCCGTCCTGCACCCTTGCCATCAAGGCGATCCCGAATGCCCCACGCACCGAGGTGGTCGGCTGGCTGGGCGACGCGCTCAAGGTGAAGGTCCACGCGCCGCCGGTGGAGGGGAAGGCCAACGAGGCGCTTTGCGAATTTCTTGCCGACACGCTGCAGCTTCCGCGCCGCGCGGTCACTGTCCTGCGCGGCGACACCTCGCGCCAGAAGGTCGTCCGCATCGACGGCCTCGATCTCGCCGCCGTCCGGTCAGCGTTGGTCCGCTGA
- a CDS encoding CinA family protein, whose amino-acid sequence MPLALELKQRLLQAPRLTLAAAESLTCGRVQAAIGAASGASEYFRGGITAYSLDQKVRHLGVNRAAAKRVNSVSAEVAEQMARGVCELFGSDLGVATTGYAEPSPTDGVEQPFAWWALAHRQPRGRFVLRSGRVECPGAKRAEAQEIVAAAVLAELVSYLAATRPTA is encoded by the coding sequence ATGCCCCTCGCGCTTGAGTTGAAACAGCGCCTGCTGCAGGCGCCGCGGCTGACGCTGGCGGCGGCGGAGAGCCTGACCTGTGGCCGCGTGCAGGCTGCGATCGGCGCGGCGTCCGGCGCCTCCGAGTATTTCCGCGGTGGCATCACCGCCTACTCGCTCGACCAGAAAGTGCGCCACCTCGGCGTGAACCGCGCCGCCGCGAAGCGGGTCAACTCGGTGTCCGCCGAGGTCGCCGAGCAGATGGCGCGCGGCGTATGCGAGCTCTTTGGCAGCGACCTGGGCGTGGCGACGACGGGCTACGCGGAACCCTCGCCGACCGACGGCGTGGAGCAGCCGTTTGCCTGGTGGGCGCTCGCCCATCGCCAGCCGCGCGGGCGCTTCGTGCTGCGCAGCGGTCGCGTGGAGTGTCCCGGCGCGAAACGCGCCGAAGCCCAGGAGATCGTCGCCGCCGCGGTGCTCGCCGAGCTCGTGAGCTACCTCGCCGCCACGCGGCCGACCGCCTGA
- a CDS encoding exodeoxyribonuclease III, whose amino-acid sequence MKLVSWNVNGVRAAHKKGLLDFMEKVQADVICLQEAKCHPGDVQHILWPHGYEVFWNPAVKKGYSGTVTFTRVQPLNVTLGIGSKDHDAEGRVINTEFDDFYLLNVYQPNSQRGLTRLEYRTQEWDPAFLAHLKKLEKKKPVVFCGDLNVAHTEIDLTNPKTNRRNAGFTDEERENFSKLLASGFVDTFREFEKGPGHYSWWSQMMNCRARNIGWRVDYFVASEKLRARLKRAWISPEVMGSDHCPVGLELK is encoded by the coding sequence ATGAAACTCGTCTCCTGGAACGTCAACGGCGTCCGCGCGGCGCACAAGAAGGGGCTGCTCGACTTCATGGAGAAGGTCCAGGCGGACGTGATCTGCCTGCAGGAGGCCAAGTGCCATCCCGGCGACGTGCAGCACATCCTCTGGCCGCACGGCTATGAGGTGTTCTGGAACCCGGCGGTGAAGAAGGGCTACAGCGGCACCGTCACGTTCACGCGCGTCCAGCCGCTCAACGTCACGCTCGGCATCGGCAGCAAGGACCACGACGCCGAAGGCCGCGTGATCAACACGGAGTTCGACGACTTTTACCTGCTCAACGTGTACCAGCCCAACTCGCAGCGCGGGCTCACCCGGCTCGAGTACCGCACGCAGGAGTGGGACCCCGCGTTCCTCGCGCACCTCAAGAAGCTCGAGAAGAAGAAGCCGGTGGTGTTCTGCGGCGACCTCAACGTCGCGCACACCGAGATCGACCTCACGAATCCCAAGACCAACCGCCGCAACGCCGGCTTCACCGACGAGGAGCGCGAAAACTTCTCCAAGCTCCTCGCGAGTGGATTTGTGGATACGTTCCGCGAATTCGAAAAGGGGCCGGGCCACTACTCCTGGTGGAGCCAGATGATGAACTGCCGCGCCCGGAACATTGGGTGGCGCGTCGATTACTTCGTTGCCAGCGAGAAACTGCGCGCGCGCCTGAAGCGGGCCTGGATCTCGCCCGAGGTGATGGGCAGCGATCACTGCCCCGTCGGCCTCGAGCTCAAGTGA